A single Saccopteryx bilineata isolate mSacBil1 chromosome 11, mSacBil1_pri_phased_curated, whole genome shotgun sequence DNA region contains:
- the LOC136315089 gene encoding histone-lysine N-methyltransferase PRDM9-like, with protein MSRIVAIKYGECGQGFDDESNLRHQRAQSVEKPYICRECEQGFTQKSTLLRHQKIHTGEKPYVCRECERGFTQKSHLLRHQKIHSGEKPYVCRECERGFTQKSTLLIHQRTHSGEKPYVCRECKRGFTEKSYLLTHQRTHSGEKPYVCRECEQGFTQKSTLLRHQKIHTGEKPYVCRECERGFTQKSHLLRHQKIHSGEKPYVCRECERGFTQKSTLLIHQRTHSGEKPYVCRECKRGFSMKPALLRHQRTHSGEKPYVCRECERGFTEKSYLLIHQRTHSGEKPYVCRECERGFTQKSNLLRHQKTHSGEKPYVCRECERGFTEKSHLLIHQRTHSEEKPYVCRECERGFKHKSNLLRHQKTHSGEKPYVCRECERGFTQKSTLLIHQRTHSGEKPYVCRECERGFIQKSQLLRHQRTHLAEKPYICKECERGFNWMSDLIQ; from the exons ATGTCAAGAATTGTAGCTATCAAGTATGGAGAGTGTGGGCAAGGCTTTGATGATGAGTCAAATCTCAGACACCAGAGAGCACAATCAGTGGAGAAGCCCTatatttgcagggagtgtgagcaaggctttacacagaagtcaactctcctcagacaccagaagatacacacaggggagaagccctatgtctgcagggagtgtgagagaggctttacacagaagtcacatctcctcagacaccagaagatacactcaggggagaagccctatgtctgcagggagtgtgaacgaggctttacacagaagtcaactctcctcatacaccagaggacacactccggggagaagccctatgtttgcagggagtgtaagCGAG gctttacagAGAAGTCATATCTTCtcacacaccagaggacacactcaggggagaagccctatgtttgcagggagtgtgagcaaggctttacacagaagtcaactctcctcagacaccagaagatacacacaggggagaagccctatgtctgcagggagtgtgagagaggctttacacagaagtcacatctcctcagacaccagaagatacactcaggggagaagccctatgtctgcagggagtgtgaacgaggctttacacagaagtcaactctcctcatacaccagaggacacactcaggggagaagccctatgtttgcagggagtgtaagCGAGGCTTTTCAATGAAGCCagctctcctcagacaccagaggacacactccggggagaagccctatgtttgcagggagtgtgagcgaggctttacagAGAAGTCAtatctcctcatacaccagaggacacactcaggggagaagccctatgtttgcagggagtgtgagcgaggctttacacagaagtcaaatctcctcagacaccagaagacacactcaggggagaagccctatgtctgcagggagtgtgagagagGCTTTACAGAGAAGTCACATCTtctcatacaccagaggacacactcagaggagaagccctatgtttgcagggagtgtgagcgaggctttaaaCATAAGTcaaatctcctcagacaccagaagacacactcaggggagaagccctatgtctgcagggagtgtgagagaggctttacacagaagtcaactctcctcatacaccagaggacacattcaggggagaagccatatgtttgcagggagtgtgagcgaggctttataCAGAAGTCACaactcctcagacaccagagaacacacctAGCAGAGAAGCCCTATATATGCAAGGAGTGTGAGCGAGGATTTAACTGGATGTCAGATCTCATACAGTAG
- the LOC136315090 gene encoding histone-lysine N-methyltransferase PRDM7-like, whose amino-acid sequence MKLELRRKETEVKMYSLRERKGHVYREVSEPQDDDYLYCEKCQNFFTDSCDVHGPPTFVKDSAVDKGHPNHAALTLPPGLRIRASGIPEAGLGVWNEASALPVGLHFGPYKGQITEDEEAGNNGYSWQITKGRNCHEYVDGKDESWANWMSRTKARDTPVFLLLSGLLQSEVPQRKHRTQSPPSDSPRNIYKKTAPVRGFLPRGSKSAAATY is encoded by the exons aactcaggagaaaggagactgaagtaaagatgtatagcctacgagaaagaaaaggccatgtgtaCCGAGAGGTCAGCGAGCCCCAGGATGATGACTACCTCT ATTGTGAGAAGTGTCAGAACTTCTTCACTGACAGTTGTGACGTGCATGGGCCccctacatttgtaaaagacagtgcagtggataaggggcaTCCGAACCACgcagccctcactctgccccctgggttgagaatcagaGCATCGGGCATCCCTGAGGCTGGGCTTGGAGTGTGGAACGAGgcatctgctctgccagtgggtctgcactttggcccttataagggccagatcacagaagatgaagaggcaggcaacAACGGATACTCCTGGCAG atcaccaaagggagaaactgccatgagtatgtggatgggaaggatgaatcctgggccaactggatgag cagaaccaAAGCCAGAGATACACCCGTGTTCCTCCTActctctggccttctccagtcAGAAGTTCCTCAGCGAAAACATAGGACACAATCACCCCCCTCAGATTCTCCTAGGAACATCTACAAGAAAACAGCTCCAGTCAGAGGATTCCTGCCCAGAGGATCCAAATCAGCAGCAGCAACATACTGA